A genomic region of Sciurus carolinensis chromosome 7, mSciCar1.2, whole genome shotgun sequence contains the following coding sequences:
- the Trim15 gene encoding tripartite motif-containing protein 15, protein MPSNPSLQVVHEGATCPACAGPLQDAVTAACGHTFCSLCLSACAQMGAQPSGRVLLCPLCQEEEEQTETFMDPVPLGPVGETYCQEHGEKIYFFCKNDSEFLCVFCREGPSHQAHTVGVLEEAIQPYRDRLKSRLESLSTERDKIEDIKCREDQKLHMLLTQIENKKQQVETTFKRLQQELEDQRHLLLARLRELEQQVWKERDEYVTKVSEEVTRLGVQVKELEEKCQQPASELLQDVRVNQSRCEMKTFVSPEAISSDLVKKIRDIHRKILALPEMMKKFSENLVHHLETDSVDVTLDPQTASASLVLSEDRKSVRYTRKKRNLPDSPLRFDGLPVVLGCPGFCSGLHHWQVEVQLGDGGGCTVGVAAEEVRRKGEMGLSAQEGVWAVIISHQQCWASTSPGTDLPLSDIPHCVDVTLDYEAGRVTLLDADTQVPIFTFTASFSGRVFPFFAVWKKGSCLTLKG, encoded by the exons ATGCCTTCCAACCCCTCCCTGCAGGTGGTCCATGAGGGGGCTACCTGTCCCGCCTGTGCCGGGCCCCTTCAGGATGCAGTGACCGCCGCCTGTGGACACACCTTCTGCAGCCTCTGCCTCTCTGCGTGTGCCCAAATGGGGGCCCAGCCCTCCGGCAGAGTCCTGCTCTGCCCGCtgtgccaggaggaggaggagcagacagAGACCTTCATGGACCCTGTGCCTCTGGGCCCTGTGGGGGAGACATACTGCCAGGAGCATGGTGAGAAGATCTACTTCTTCTGCAAGAACGATTCAGAGTTCCTCTGTGTGTTCTGCCGGGAGGGTCCCTCCCACCAGGCCCACACTGTGGGGGTCCTCGAGGAGGCCATTCAGCCCTACAGG GATCGTCTCAAAAGTCGTCTGGAATCTCTGAGCACAGAAAGGGACAAGATTGAAGACATAAAGTGTAGAGAAGATCAGAAGCTCCACATGCTTCTG ACTCAGattgaaaacaagaaacaacaaGTAGAAACAACTTTCAAGAGACTACAGCAGGAGCTGGAGGACCAGCGGCATCTCCTGCTGGCCAGGTTGAGGGAGCTAGAGCAGCAGGTCTGGAAGGAGAGAGATGAGTACGTCACAAAGGTCTCTGAGGAGGTCACCCGGCTTGGAGTCCAGGTCAAGGAGCTGGAGGAGAAGTGTCAGCAGCCAGCAAGTGAGCTTCTACAA gatgTCAGAGTCAACCAGAGCAG GTGTGAGATGAAGACTTTTGTGAGTCCAGAGGCCATTTCTTCTGATCTTGTCAAGAAGATTCGTGACATTCACAGGAAAATACTTGCCCTCCCAGAGATGATGAAGAAATTTTCAG aaaacttggtgcATCATCTGGAGACAGATTCAG TGGACGTCACTCTGGACCCTCAGACCGCCAGTGCAAGCCTGGTCCTCTCAGAGGACAGAAAGTCAGTGAGGTATACGCGGAAGAAGCGGAACCTGCCGGATAGCCCCCTGCGCTTCGATGGTTTGCCGGTGGTGCTGGGCTGTCCCGGCTTCTGCTCGGGACTCCACCACTGGCAGGTGGAAGTGCAGCTGGGCGACGGAGGCGGCTGCACAGTGGGGGTGGCCGCCGaagaagtgagaagaaaaggGGAGATGGGTCTGAGCGCCCAGGAGGGCGTCTGGGCCGTGATCATCTCGCACCAGCAGTGCTGGGCCAGCACTTCCCCGGGGACCGACCTGCCGCTGAGCGACATCCCTCACTGCGTGGACGTCACCCTGGACTATGAGGCGGGGCGCGTGACCCTCCTAGACGCAGACACCCAGGTGCCCATCTTCACCTTCACTGCCTCTTTCTCTGGCAgagtctttcctttctttgccgTCTGGAAGAAAGGTTCCTGCCTGACTTTGAAAGGATGA